A segment of the Colletotrichum destructivum chromosome 3, complete sequence genome:
CACGGCGTGGCCTACGGCACGGCTTGGGAAACAAGTTGTTACTGAGCCGCAGGTGAATCTTTTTGAAATGATCTCTCTGTCTGCCGTGTAAGCCAACTCTGGCATCTACAAATCGAATCGAATCCCAAAGGACAATAACGCACCATGTTGTCTTTCCGACTGAAGATCCGCCCGCAGTCCGGATGAGGGCACTCAATGGTCGGCCGGTGGGAGCCCATGTGACGCTCGTAGTCCTTGCGGGTCGCGAAGCCCACACCGGCGCCCGCGCACGGCGTCTCGGCGCAGAAGAAGTACTTTTCGTGGCCGCGGAAGTGCTTTCTCAGGTCGCAAGCGCGCACGAAGACCCGCGGCGAGCGGCAGCCCTCGAACCGACAGCGCCAGTTGCCGCCTGCGTCGAGGTACCCCATCCGCCGCAGGTCCTTAGGCTCCCagacctcgtcctcttcgcACTTCTCGTCAGCCGGGCTCGACGACTCTGCTTCGCTGGTGTTCCAAATCTCCCAACTGGGCGTCGTCTGCACCGTTGGTGCCATCATGTTCTCTGCTGGGGATGGTGTGAACATTTGCGATCTGTTGGCATCAACCAGGTGGTCGGGTCTATAGTGTGACATGGGGCCGGAAGACGTGGCCGGATAGAACAAAGCCTGATAATTGGAGGCTAGGGAATCTGAATACAATGTGGGATGAAACCATTCAAGGTAAAGAGGATTAAGAACGAGATCAAAGTCACTTCCTACgggccgctgctgctcgaccCCTGCGTATGCTTTTATCTTGTGAGCTGAGTGACTGTGGTACTGGAAACTCTGTTCATCCATAACGTCAATAGAACTTTTTCCAAAGGATTGTCTCTGTTATTTACGGACTCTTCATCCGGCGAGAAAAGCTCGTATATGCAATGGCGGTGTACGAGTGAAAAAACTGTGTAGACATCAACGTGGGCTGACGAATGTCGAAAAGAGGGGTCAAGTTCCAAAtttgaagaagagaaaaaggcTTTATCCGGACGAAACGACATAATGAACAGACGTGATATATATCTGTAGGCTTTAAACTCTATTCAGAAGCCCATGTCGATATCAAGGCACCGGTATAGCAGTTGAGTTGAGCTTGTTTCACCAGTACGCACCAATGCTACCCTCCTCGCACAACTCGGCACCCCTTCAATCCTGCACTACTATTCCGGCTTTAATAAGACCTAGAAGCCTGTCGACAACTTGCCATGGTACAAGTGCATCGACATTTGCTTCGAACTCTCTTGTCATGTACTTGGCGACAAATTCTCTTTCACGGCTTCTCCGAGCTCGCCCCAGAACTCCCTCATCATAACACCAGGCTTCAGTTTCAGAATATCATGGGTTTTACGCGGAGCTCAGGTCGACATCGCTGGTATTGTCAGGGGGGTCCATAGTATGTGCATCTTGACTCATGACGATCTCCCTTGATTTCAATATGTTAGCCGCATCAAAGTACGAAGgcggcagtggcggcggtgccgtgTAGTTGAACGCAGGTAATCGCTGTGAGAGTCAAGAGCTGATGCAGCATTCTTTCTATGCTAGCAATGCCAGGGAACAATCTACAGTGGTTTGAACCAAGTTCTCGCGACTCGGCCGCTTCGGCATGCTGGTGACAACTGTTGCATTCGCCCCTGATGAGGTTATGGATGATATGAGATACGTTGCCTGCTAAAACAAAGTCAATCCTAGCCCGTCTCTCACATAAGCAACAGGATTAAATTTTGCATCCAACGTCAGTCCATCAACTTGTTAGCTCACACGTGGGTTAAGATTCTATCCTACAATTCTTGTCAATCATTTCATAAACCAAATCTATCACTGTTAGCTTTGGCTGTCTTGCAAAACGCGAAGAATTCGCAGCTGGAGCAAAGCATGATTTACAGATAACAGCTTTGAATAACGTGCAGGATGACATCAGTTGTTAAGCCAATGACGGAGCATGTCTCTTGGACCATTCACGACGATAGATTGCTGCTGTAATCATTCTCTGCCGTTGACAATTTCCCCATTGACTAACATGGACAGACATTGTTTGCTCTGGTTGTGTCACTTTGGCAATGCGACTGGCTCCTCGAAGCTGTCAAGTCGTGTCCACCGATTGACCGGGGGTCCCTGTCCTGCGTCGACCTGCCTTCAGTCCAGCAGAGTTTCGAGCTGCATCGAACAACGCTGCCTGATCTTGTGGCTTCCTCCGATAGCAGAAGCTTCTCCGGCACCTGTTGACCATCAATTTCCCTTCTGAGAAGTCCGCCACGTACCGTTTTCTGCAGGCCCATTCAGGATTTTCGTTATGTTCAAGAGAGGCTAGGGGATGGTTCGTTGATCAGAAAGCTTGCTCTATGGCTCGTTACCATGGCCCAGTGACGAACCTTTCAAGACTCATATCTTTGTTACATAAGTGTTCTTTCCGTTTCAAGACTTTAAGCCCATCTTGAGATTACGTGGTCAGTGGTGTAACAAGATCGTGAGTTTTGGGACTGGGACTCAGACGGCACATGTGAGGATGTGTAGTTGCGGATGGAAGAGTCACATTGCTAGATCTGGAAACTTCGCTGCAACCGGACGCATAACGCTGGCCGGAGATAGCGAGTCGCATGATCTATTCTTGGATTTTGGCCGGTGTGGCGCGGAGAACAGGGGTTGACAACTTTgacaccacccaccaccgccctcgccgactcCGAACGAGAGGTTTGGGTAACGAGCACTTAGCATACACTTAGCATACATCGGCCCGCTAAAGACGGTGAGTTCTTTACCCCGCAATTCCATATCCATCTCTTATTTTCTTCCATTTGGACATTAACAGTTGTGAGACCGGCGTCTTGCCTCACCAATCGTATCGTTCCTCTGCGCAAATAGTGATTGACACCGGCAGCGCCCACGTTGGATGATGTCCGAAGTAGTCACAGTCATTCTCGGCTGGACACCACGGCATTCCATGTATGATGCATCCAGCGAGAACCGCTGGTTGACAAGTGGTGGTGGCCAAGGTCAGTGGGAACTTACAGTGGAAGCACGGCATGTGCTGGGTAAGGCTCAGGCCTGGTTGGCCTTTCTGTGGTGTGTCCAAGTTTTGCACCTGTGTCTCAAGCATCCGCAGTCCGACTTGGCGGCCGGTTCCTCCCAGTCAACAGTCTCGGTGGCGTAAACTTTAACAAATTGCTGATGTTGGGCGCCTGGCTCAGATGTGGAATGTCCCGCATGAACCAGAAGCACGTCAATAATGGGCTGAAAGCGGCAATAGCTTACTGTAAAGCTGTGAACATCCGCTAGTATCAGAGGACTAAAGATATAACAGGTGTTTATCGCAGAAAGACAGTCTTCCGTTGGGCAATTGATGTGTAAGAAAACCATACATTCAACAAAACCAACGACTAGCCCCGGAACGATCCCGGCTGATTGGACAGCGTCTCGGTATGTCAGACAGGGGCAGACGAAAACTAGATGCTGGAAGTAGTGGCCGGCCCGCCCTTACTTTTCGGCAATAGAGTCGTACGCGGGACAATTATCGGTGATTGAATGACTTGGCCAGACTTTGATATTGTCGTTCCCCGCCTCCAGAGCCAGGGATGACAGAGTCAAATGATCGAAATGGTTTGGACCTTGGAGGCGACGAGGTAGTATTAGACCAAAAACTTTCGGTAGCCTCGGGTGAGAGCTTCTTAATACTGCGTAAGAAGGTTGCCTGATCAGACACAGCTGTCCCTGGGGCTCGTTCGTTCTATTCCTTGCCACCACCCTGGGGATTGAATGGCATCGGAGGTATACCGATCGAAGAGACAGCCGGGCTTTCCGTTCTAATGCTTCCTTTGGCTTCCACAATGTCCTCTAAGGTAGCATTCATGGTGTAGTAATAGTCATTGGCGCTCTGTGTGACAACCTCATTTGTAGCCCAATGCGTGTTGCCCATGATAATATACCGCTCGCTTGATAACGCATGCGATTCTAGATCTAAAATGAAGAGTCAGCAGAGGCAGTATTCAGGCAGCATCAACTGACGAACGGCACCTTCTAAAAACAAGGGGATGGCATGTTCCACGGCCCAGTCTACTGCTACTGCCATCGCGTGTTTCCAGTTGATGAGAAGCGAAAGTCTTTGGAGATTTTTGGCCGGGTCCTCCGTCAAAATGCTTTCAGAGCGTGTTGACAAATCATGCTGGTAGTCTTACATCGACAATGGTGGGGGTAAAAGTCGGATAAGAACAAAAACAGCCCTGAGTCGAACCTCGTTACTCAACGTGATGTGTGTAGCCGGTGGTTGCGAAAATGAACAACTAATGCTACAGCCCTTATCGGTATTGGTTTCAGGTATGGCTTCCAAACTTTCGCCCCAAAATCGAAGCACAAGCGCATCGATCACGTCGACAGATCGGCCCTGATGAGCGAGTAGACCAGCTCGTCCATGACCACGCCGTCCCTGACGACCGCCCTCCTCAGCCGGCCCTCGAACACGAAcccgctcttctccaacAGCCTCCGGCTCGCAGCGTTCTCCGAAAACACGCCGGCCCAGAGcctctcgacctcctccttctcctcctccccgttctcccccgcgccgcccatgccgTCCAAGACCCACCTCGCGAACGCCGGCACCAGCTCCGCCATGACGCCCCGGCCCCAAAACTCCTCCCCGAGCCAGTACCCCAGCTCGTAGCCCCTCGAGTAGACGTCCCTGccggggacgaggccgatgctgcccatgacggcgccggtggccGGGCACGCGATGGCCCAGTTGCGGATCGGCGGGGTCTGGTTCAGCGAGATCCAggactcggcgtcggcgagggtgtaGGGGCGCGGGAACGAGTCGCGCAGGAAGGCGGACACGGCTTTGGAgttggcggccttggagatGGACGGGGCGTCGGCGGGGTGGTAGGGCCTTACGATGCTCTTTTGGAGAGCGAGGATGGGGACGGGTAGGTTTTGTGTGGAGGCCATGGTTGAGTGCGCGGCTTTCGGGTTCTTTGTTTGTAAGAAAGCCGTAGCTGAGAGAGGGTTTATCGATTGTCTGGATGACTCGTGAAGACGTCGCGGTGTGTTGTGAAGATTTGCGTTTGTCGATGTTTTATCTCGTCCGCCAGGGGTGTGACTAATACGACTTGAGCCCGCCCCCGATGGCGAGGTGCCATTTAGGGAATAGCTTATCTGTAATTGCCCATGGAATGTGTCATCCGATGAGTCTTTACAAAGGGCAGGCCGCTGCAGCGACCAGATTGGCAGCAGAATGCGTAGAAACAGAGGGACTCTCTCACCGGGGGATAAACGTGAGGTGAATCACGATATGCTCTCAGCTTCTAATGTAGGCGACACTGGGCGTCTCCTAGGATTCTGCATGCATAGGGACCTGTTGGTAAAGGTAGCCTTCAATTCGGTATCGCTGATTTCCAGACTTTGCATTTCCAGACTTTAAGTCAACGAAGccttgtttgtttgttcAATCAGACTCCCGGGACAACCCCGAAAAAGAAGCCTTGGCATGCCGGATCCGGCCGGAGGGAGGTCACATTCCCCGGGGCCAGCGCGGGGCATTttgggggaaaagaagagtTGGGGATGGAGGCCAGCCAGAGTGTGGTAAAAAAGAaatttaaaaaaaaaaataaaaaaattGCTGCACTTCGAAAGGGGCAGATAAACTCCCTACagacgccgaagaagagagagaattGATCTCGGCTTGAAAAAAGAAATGCTATGAGAAGAGAGCAAATGAAGAAAACAAGCAAAAAGAATTGCTTCCAATCGCTGCGAGGATTTGAGCCTCACGCGGGGGTCGAACCCGCAACCTTGAGATTAAGAGTCTCACGCTCTACCGATTGAGCTAGCAAGGCAGCTGAGGCCAATTGTGGTTGGTGACCTTGGCAACAATTTTGCGGGTTAGTAATCGTCCCAAGCTCCTCAGGGCTGGGATCATCACGGTTATTATCATTACCATCGTTTGATTCCTCCAGGCACGAGACATTTCTCTCTCTACATCGATTAGATCAAAGGGGTATTCGCTTTCCATTCCAATGCATCCATGCACACAAGCCCTCGAAATttttcctctccttcccaCCTCCCATAGACCGCCACGCCTTGAGTCCGTTCACAAGACCCAGGCCGACTCGGTGTAGTCCTTGGCGCCCGACTGGGCGGTGTTCTTGTTGTACTTCATCCAGCACCagttgccgtcctcgccctgctcgcccttGAAGATGTAGACGACGCCCTTGCAGGGCCCCTTGCGCGACTGTTGCTGCAAGTTGAAGGCGGCGCAGTACCGCACGCACTCCTCGAAGTTGCGCGCCGGCACCTGCGCAATGTCGTTGAACAGGTAGTCGGTGCCGCAGTCCTTGCTGAAGGTGAGGTTTGTGCCGGGCACCTCGTACGTCAGCTCCGAACCGCTGCCGGGGCACTTGTTGAGCGCGATAGGCGtgcccgtctcggcgggcTGGCTGAGGTCAAAGGCGGCGGACGCCGTGGCCGTCGGGGATGCGGACGtgctcgtcgaggcggcggcgggcgactGAAGACTGAGAGAACGTCAACCTACCAGTCACTCTGTCTATTTGTCGCCGGGTGCGTGGCACATGGCACCcgcggcgggggagggaaagTCTGCCTACCTTGCGATCTCGCTATTTTTGCTTGCGAGCATTGCGCCCAGTCCTCCCGCGACCCCAATGAGAGCGCAGAACAGCAAACTGGATAGGACGAGAAGCCAAAACGTTGTTTTACGCAGACCACATATCGTGCCGTCGTCCGGGTGCATCTTttttggcgtcgacgggtGGTGATGCGTGACACTGTTGTCGTAAGCGGTTTCGGTGTAATTCGTCTGGGGGGCCGCATGGGCGTGGTGATGCTGATCCGGATGTTGATGCTGATCGTAGTACGGCTGAGGcgccggggcggcgggctggTACGACTGCGGCGCCGTGCTGTAGGCAGCGCCCGTGTTCACCTCCAAGCCGTCGGGGATGGCGTGGGACTCGGGGCCAGGCCCGCCGTTCGGGTCCTTGagcatcttctcggcctcgggtGATGTGGAGTGACTGCTGTAACCGCTGTTGCCGTTGGAGTAGAAGTGGTCGTGAGGATGCAGGGAAGCCATCGCGGCGCGAGTGAAAAGCCAAAGCCAAGCTCACGCGGGGGGCGCACGcaggaagggggaggggaggaagaggcttTAAATTGAGAATGCCCGACACCCAGAATCCTTGCGAGGATGTGGGAGACTGGTCAAGAAACCAGGAAATGAGGAAAATGTCTTGGCAGCGCAGCCGACGTGGTGTATATGCACAATGAACAGAGGAGGTGTGGCAGGCTGCAGCACACGCATCAGGGgccggagacggaggggggCATTGTCAGCACTTGTATTCGATGGGCTCGACGATCCAAAACAAAACCATGGACGCCATCCGTCCCatagccgccgccggccggcgtAGGGCTGGCAAGTGAAGTGAGAGGGGGGTTAGTGACACGATCAAACAGTCGTTTAAGCGGTAGCCTGCTGGCGAACATGGAGTCGTcgcaggggagggggacggaCGGGAGCCATTGCTTACCACCCCTGGGTCCGGGTTGGTGGTGATAGACTTGGATGCTCCATCAGCTCTTGGAGGGATTCCAGCCGCTCAGCCGCCGAGCTTGAAGGCCGGTCGCGATAGTCGTCCAATGGGGAGGGCCTGCGCGGGACGCGATCGGCGGTGTCGAGGCTCTAGATTTGGATCTTTGCGACGCGAAGGATGCTGGCCCCGGCCGGGGCCAGATGCACTGTTGGGTAATTTGAGTCCTTTTGCCCTTTGCCAACCAAAAGTACCGCCTGCGCCAAGGTTAAAACGCCCCCAAAAGATGATGGATGCGACCGTTTTTGGCACAGAAGGATCCGGGAGTCAGCCTAAACGACGCCATCCAACGTCTCTCAATTTCCCAGCGGCCGCAGGCTGCCGTGGCACTATTCCAACCTGCGATTGCCTTCATTCCGTCGAACATGCCATATTAAAGAGCAGCTTGGGTCTTTGGTCAGTGCGTTGTGAGACCGTTGATGTTTCTTGCTGGCTCCGCGAGCTGTCGGTTGTATGTTTAGCTCTGTAGCTTTCGCTGAGAGTCAAGCGTGCGGTGCAAATAGACGTTTGGCATGGATGTATTACCTAAGCAGAATCGGATGTGTAAGAGTTGGGAAAGCTGTAACAGGTATGGATCCCCTAGTTACCCAGGTACCCAGGTACCCAGTTACCTGTGTCTTCCCCCCTGTCTGCCCGCGTAGTTGTTTAAGCTCACCAAATAAAGGTAAATTGATTCCTTCCTGTCAGATGTTTTAATTATCTGCATCCAACAACACGGACCTACTCTACAGTCGGGTCCTCTTAATGATAAGTCGAAATAATtgtttccttcttttctctcttctcccaTCTTTTAAAGTTAGACTTCTGTACGATTCGCTGTTTCCATGCAAGTCGTCGCAAGAGCCTTTCACTTGTGCGTGCGCTGAGCATTCAATCCTTTCATGAATGTGGAAAACACAGTTGCACAAACTTTTATCTTGCTGCCAGATATTTTGTCCAAGGTGTTAACTTGCAATAGATCATCAGAAACCATCTCAGCCCGCTGACGAGCTGTCCATCGCTCCCGCCGACCCGTCGGCTCAGACCCTAAATGGCGGGCCCTAAGGCGCTGCCGCGCTGCGACCACAGGACCATGCAAGAACGCCACGAGGACTCGTCTGGCTAATCTTTCCTAGTCGCGTATGGGCTTTCCAACAGTCTTCTGGCCTTTCTCAGTCCTAGGCTCGTTGATTCGCACCAGCGCTGTTTTCTGGGACCCAGTTCTGGGAACGAACACGAAACCAGCGCGTACTTCACCCGAGATGTCCCAGACAAGGACGGAGATTGTCACGCTGAACCTCTTCCAAGAAGACAATCCGATAGAGTAACCCACGTGACCGAACGAGAttgcttctccttcttttcttcatATCCTAGGACCCTTGCACCATTTCGGAAGACGGTTCTATCTAGATTGGTTTGGTCCTGGAAAGTCATACGTCTGTCTGGCCGCTTGATGATGTGATCCCCCCACCAAACAAAAAACCCCTGCGGAGACCCATTCAGATCGTGGCGATCACGCTCTAGATTCAGTTATAGACCAAGTACTCGTTGAGGCTTTGAGGCAGATTTATTCTGGACTGATTGTTGTGTAGCAGGTCTTTCAAACAACCGCGTATCGGATGGCTCTGAGATGCTCATCTGTTCCAATCTGATCAAGGACATTTGTAGGGACGTCAGGATAAATATGAACTCAACTCATCATCCTTGGCATTCCAGAttaccccccctcccttggACACATGTATCTCATTGTTGAGCAGCAGACCAGCAGAGTCATCAACATCTTCAAAGTCAGCAAACATCCACATGTCACACGcaatacacacacactcgcGCCCGACCTCAAGTGGCCCCTCATATTCGCCAAGGGGGGAGGCCTGGAATGGGACCGGGGCAGCTGCCACCGTATCACCGTCGCGCTCAAACTTGGGAGGTGAtgggcgccgcccgccgccgcgagacTCCCTGCCTCGTTATAGCCAGAAGGCCTTCTGTTTGAAGGTGGTGCACCGATTTGAGGTCGTATGCGGGCCCGACGAGAACTCTATCACCAAGACACATCTCTTTCCTTCC
Coding sequences within it:
- a CDS encoding Putative Zinc finger C2H2-type, with the protein product MDEQSFQYHSHSAHKIKAYAGVEQQRPVGSDFDLVLNPLYLEWFHPTLYSDSLASNYQALFYPATSSGPMSHYRPDHLVDANRSQMFTPSPAENMMAPTVQTTPSWEIWNTSEAESSSPADEKCEEDEVWEPKDLRRMGYLDAGGNWRCRFEGCRSPRVFVRACDLRKHFRGHEKYFFCAETPCAGAGVGFATRKDYERHMGSHRPTIECPHPDCGRIFSRKDNMRDHFKKIHLRLSNNLFPKPCRRPRRGQAAKVADSKG
- a CDS encoding Putative GNAT domain, acyl-CoA N-acyltransferase, which codes for MASTQNLPVPILALQKSIVRPYHPADAPSISKAANSKAVSAFLRDSFPRPYTLADAESWISLNQTPPIRNWAIACPATGAVMGSIGLVPGRDVYSRGYELGYWLGEEFWGRGVMAELVPAFARWVLDGMGGAGENGEEEKEEVERLWAGVFSENAASRRLLEKSGFVFEGRLRRAVVRDGVVMDELVYSLIRADLST